From the Achromobacter xylosoxidans A8 genome, the window TGCTGCGGCTGCACGTCGGGCGCCACCACCGTGCCGGCCTGGCCGCGCGCCTGGATGTAGCCTTCCGATGCCAACAGCGAATACGCCACTTCCACCGTGCCGCGCGCCACGCCCAGCTCCTTGGCCAGCGCCCGCGCCGACGGAATGCGGTCGCCTGGCTTGAGCGTGCCTTGGGCGATGGCGCCGCGAAAGCGCTCATAGACCTGGCGGTACAGGGGCTCGGCGTCGCCTGATGATGCTGGCAGCGCCTGGGGTTGAGGGTTGATCATGGCATAGTTAAAAATGGATTTTATGGCCCTTCTAATTATGGCATGCGGCACCTAACATGGCTGCTCATGAACTCTCACACCGCTAGTGCATCCATGACAGAAGTCGCCATGCAACACCTCGAAAGCCCGCAGGATCTGCGGGCATGCCTGCCGCTCATGCGCGAGCTCAGGCCTCACCTGAAGGAAGACGCCGATTTCGTCGAGCGCGTCAGCCGCATGCGCGCGGATGGCTATCGTCTGCTGGCAGCCATGGCCGACGGCCAGCCCGTTGCGCTGGCCGGCTACCGCCTGCAGGAAAACCTGATCTACGGCCGCTTTCTGTACGTCGACGACCTGGTCGTGGCGCAAGGCCGCCGCGGCGAGCGCTGGGGCGCCCGGTTGCTGCAAGCGCTGGACGCTGTCGCGCGCGACAGCGGCTGCGCCCGCCTGGTGCTGGACACCGGCCTGGGCAACGCCCTGGCCCAGCGCTTCTATTTCCGCGCCGGTCTGCTGACCAGCGCCATCCGATTCAGCAAATCCCTGGAAACTCCCGCCTCATGAACATCCTGCGCATCATCTGCAGCCCGCGCGGCCGCGCCTCCGAAAGCTATCGCCTGTCGCAAACCATCGTCGACCAGCTCACCGCCGCCGCGCCGGACGCGGCCGTGGTCGACGTGGACGCAACCGCCCTGCCCCTGGTCGACACCGACTACGCCCTCACGCTGAGCGCGCGCCAGGATCCCGACGACGGCCGGCAGCACCGCGGCGCGCTGGGCCGCTCATCCGCATTGATCCAGTCCTTGCAGGATGCCACCCATGTCGTCATCGCGACGCCCATGCACAACTTCACCGTGTCGGCCTCGCTGAAGACCTGGATCGATCACGTGGTGCGGGTGCGCAGCACGTTCCAGATCTCGGAACGTGGCAAGGAAGGCAGCCTGCCGGACCGTCCGGTCTACGTGGCGATTTCGTCCGGCGGCGAGTTCGGCTGCGGCGAGCACAGCCAGCCGGACTTCCTCACGCCGTATCTCAGGCACGTGCTAGGCACGATAGGCCTGAAGAGCGTGACGTTCTTCTCGGTGCAAGGCACGGCGCGCGGCACGGATGCGCTGCACGAGGCGCGCGCGCAGGCGCAGTCCGAGATCGCCGCGCATCCGTTCGCAACTGGTCCGCATGCGGAACTTGCCGCGGCTTGAGTCCGACACTGCCTGGTGCCGTCGCATCATGGCGCGCGCACCAAGCCGGCTCATGCTTAGGGATAACGCCGGCGCCGGCCCGGCGTCCGCAAGAAGAACTAGGCAATCGGGCTGCGTTGACACCCCCAAACAGCCGGCACTACGCTCTTTGCAAAACCCTCTAGCCTGAGCAGACTACGCCGTATTTCCTCATTCGGGCATGGGTGCAGGAGGCGTGCAATGACCTTGACCAGATCCGGCATCTTGCTGGCCGCGGCCCTCGCGCTGTCTGCCCTGGCCGCGCCGCGCGTCGAGGCGGCCTGCGCCGACAAGAAGATACTGGCCATGGCCAACGACGGCCGCACGGTGAACGCGATCGCCAAGGCTTGCAACATGCCGTCCGCCAAGATCCGGGGCGTGATCGAGCGCGCCGACGCGGACGACGACGCGCCGGCGCCGCCCACAGCCAAGGCGGAACGCACCGCCGAGGCCGATCCAATCAAGAAGCTGCCGTCCGGCGCTGGGCTGGCGCAGTGCGATTGCCAAGGCATGGTGCCCTATGGCGAACGGGCGCCGGATCTGCGCTGTCAGAGCGGCATGTCGATGGCGACGCCCTGCGCCGGTTATTGCTCGCCCCATGGGGTCGCGCCGTGGCGGCGCATATGCAGCTGAGCCCTATTGCCTGGCGCTCGGCATGAACCAGCGGTAATAGGCGTTGTCGCCGTCGTCGCGCGCCAGCTTGTTCATTTCCCTGCCCCAGGTTTCACGATCGCCCACATAGGCCGCCAGCGAGGCTCGATAGAACGTGTCCAGCCGCGCCCGCTCCAGCAGCATGTCGGCGCGCAGCGCCTCGGAGGCGCCGACCAGCGGCGGCTCGCTGCGCAACGCCAGCAGCGCGGGCAGGACTCGCGCCACCTCGCGCGGACGGACCCAGGTCGCGTACTCGATGCCGGGGCGGTCGTCGGTCACGGCCTGCGTGCGGCCGGCAAAGCGCGCCAATCCGTCGCGGTCGGTCACCCAGGTGGACAGCAAGGCGGCGGCCGACGGCACGCCCACCGCCTTCAAGGCGGCGGCGACGTCCGGCTGCTTATAGCGCGCCTCGATGCGGGCGGCGTCCAGCGCCAGCGGCTGCATCGATCCCAGCAGCAGCATTTCATGCAGCTCGCTGGTCCACAGTTGGGCGTGCGGAAAGACCTCGATGAAACTGGCGACCAGCGCACGGGTGTCGTCCTCGTTCTGCGTGGGCAGCGGCAACCATTGCGCCACGATGCCCTGGGGCGCCAGCCGGTTCGCGGCAAGCTGGTAGAAATCGCGCGAATACAGATTGACCACGCCCGCGGCGGACGGCGGCGGCGGCTCCAGCGTGATCAGGTCCCAGCGTTCGGCGCTGGCCTGCAGTTCGCGGCGCCCGTCACGCAGGCGCTTGTCCAGGCCGGGGTCCGAGGCGGCCTGGAACGTGCCCTGGAAATGCGGCGCGGCGCGCAGCACGGCCGGCAGCAGCTCGGCCACCGCGCGCTTTTCCAGTCCGCGATACTGCGACAGCGCTCCCGCAGTGATGCCGGTGCCGTAGCCCACCACCAGCGCGGATTTGGGCTCGGCGTTGTGGACGATGAGCGGCAGCAGCGCCTGCAACCGCATGTAGCGCAGCGATGGCATGGCATCGCCGGAATTCGACACGCCCTGGATGTAGAGCCGGTGGAAACGGTTGCCGTTGCCGGCGCGTTCGACCACGGCCACCGTGCCGCCGTGGCTTTCTTCATAGAACACCAGGCCCGCGCCGCTGGCGCCGGGCAGCAGCCGCGCGAACTGATCCACCGGCAACATGGCAACCACGGCCAGCGTGGCGAGGCCCGCGATGCCGGTCGCCCAGCCGGTGGCGGCGCGGCCGTCGGAGCGTCCGCGCCAGGCCGCCACGGCCCCGACCGCGGCGGCGATGGCCGCCAGTACGCCCAAAGTCCGCACCAGCCCCAAGGCAGGCAGCAGCAGGAATCCCGTCAGCAAGGTGCCGGCGATACCGCCCAGGGTGTTGCAGGCCAGCACGGCGCCGGCCTCCCTCCCCACGCGCTGATCGCCCACCGCGATGCGCAGCACCGCGGGAAAGGCCGCGCCCAGCAGCAGCGTGGGCGCCAGCACCAGGCTGCCCGCCGCCACCGCGAAGCGTGCGCACATCCCGGCGAAGCCGCTGCCGGTCCATTGATAGACCGCCGCTTCCGCCTGGGTTTGGGCCACGATCAGCCATTTGCCCAGCAAGGCCACCTCCAGTACCGCGATCAGGCCCGCGCCGGCGATCAGAAAGCCAAACACCGGCCAGGGATTGCGCACGCGGTGGGCCCAGCGCGCATACAGCGCCGCGCCCAGGGCCAGGCCGGCCAGATAGGTGGCCAGCACGATGGCGAAGGCGAAAGCGCGCGTGCTCATGAAAGGCACGATCATCTGCGACCAGATCACTTCGTAGCCCAGCGCGACGGCGCCGGCCACCGCGTACAGCGCCACGGCCAGGCGCGCTTCGCCGGACAAGGGCGCGGCGGCGGCTTGCGCGCTGGCGGCGGGTGTCGCGCTGTCGCCTGCCTTGCGGTCCAGCGCCCAGGCGCCGGCCGCCGCCAGCAGGTTCAACGAGGCTGCGGCCAGGGCCGCGCCCTGCACGCCGAAGCGTGGAATCAACCAGAAAGCGGGCAGCAAGGCGCCCAGGATGGCGCCGCAGGTATTGGCGGCGTACATAGTCCCGCCACGGCGGCTGACGTCCGCGCCCTGCCGGCTGACGGCGCGCAGCAGCACCGGCAAGGTGCCGCCCATCAGGAATGCGGGCATGGCCAGTAGCAGTCCTATCGCCAGCCAGGCCGCCACGCTGCTATGGCTCTCGATCGCGACGAAGGCGGCGGCGCTGCGCGCCAGCAGCCATGTCACCGCGACGCAGGACAGCGCCACGGCCGCTTCCAGCATGGCGTAGAAGCGCACCGGCCGCCGCAAGCGGTCCGCCCGGCGGCCCAACAGCCAGCCGCCCAGCGCGAGCCCCAGGAAAAATGCGCTGACCGCGCCGGCGATGGCGCTGACCTCCACGCCCACCGCCAGCGACAGCTGCTTGATCCAGAGCACCTGGAACACCAGGGCCGCCGTTCCGGACAGGAACAGCAGCGCGGCCGGCCGGGTCGCCGTCAATGGCCGCCCCTCGGCGGCTTTGTTCTCCACGCCAGGTCCTTGCATCGCCTCGCTTGCCCCCACGCCCATCGTGCTGCTCCTGCTGCGTTGCCGGGCGGCGCGACAGGCGCCGCCCGGTCCTGCGCCGGCTCGCGCCGGAACCGGCTACTTCGACTTCTGCTTCTCGACCTCTTCGAAGTGTTTCTCCATGGCCTTGTTCACCCGTTCCTGCACCTGGTCCACACTGAAGCTGGCAGGCCGCTGGCTGGGCGGATAGGTGATGAAGGTTTCCAGGAACGCCGACGCCTTCATGGTCGCGATCGCGGTCAGATAGGAGTTCTTGGCCAGCCAGTCGTTGTACTGGTCCGAAGTGATATCGGCGCGTTCATACGGATCCATGCGCAGGTTGAAGATCTTCGGCACGCGCAGGCAGACAAAGGGATCCTGCCAGACGTTGAAGTTCCCAGGCGCGCGCTGTTCGCAGAACACCGCCTTCCAGTCGCCCCAGCGCATGCCTACCAGCAGCCCATCGTCGTTGAAGTAGAAGAACTCGTCGCGCGCGCTCTTGTCCTGCTTGCCGGTCAGGTAACCCAGCTGGTTGTAGCCGTCCAGGTGCACCTTGAACTTGTTGCCTCCGGACTGCGGCGCCCAGCCCTCCAGCAGCCGCTCTTTGACGTTGGCGTCGCCGGTGGCGGCCAGCAGGGTCGGGAACCAGTCCATGCCCGAGACCATGCCGCGCTTGATTTCCCCTGCGGGAATCTTGCCTGGCCAGCGCACCATGGCCGGCACGCGGAACGCGCCCTCCCAGTTGGAGTCCTTTTCGCTGCGGAACGGCGTGGTGGCGGCGTCCGGCCAGGTGAAGGCGTTCGGTCCATTGTCGGTGGTGTAGACGACGATGGTGTTGTCGGCGATGCCCATGTCATCCAGCTTCTTCAACAGCTTGCCGACGTCCTGGTCGTGCTCCCACATGCCGTCGGCATAATCATTGCCGGGCATCCCGCTCTTGCCCTTGTGCTCGGGCCGGATGTGCGTGTAGATGTGCATGCGCGTGGTGTTCATCCACACGAAGAACGGCTTGTCCGCTTTGCCGTGCTTGTCGATGTAATCGATCGCCGCGCCCACGGTTTCGTCGTCGATGGTCTCCATGCGCTTGGTGGTCAAGGCGCCGGTGTCCTGCACCTTGCCGTCGGCCGTGGCCTTGATCACGCCGCGCGGCGAGAAGTTCTTGACGTAAGGATCGTTGGGATCCTTGGGCCAGTACGGGCGCTCCGGTTCTTCCTCGGCGTTCAGGTGGTACAGGTTGCCGAAGAACTCGTCGAAGCCGTGGCGGGTAGGCAGATATTCGTCCCTGTCGCCCAGATGGTTCTTGCCGAATTGCGCGGTGTTGTAACCCTGCGCCTTCAGGGCCTCGGCGATGGTGATGTCGCCCTTCTGCAGCCCGACCGTCGCGCCGGGCGCGCCCACCTTGGACAGACCGGTGCGCAGCGGCGACTGGCCGGTGATGAACGACGAGCGGCCCGCCGTGCAGCTGTTCTCGGCGTAGTAGTCCGTGAACATCGCGCCTTCCTTGGCGATGCGGTCGATGTTGGGCGTTTGATAGCCCACCACGCCGTGCGCATAGGCGCTGATATTGGCCTGCCCGATATCGTCGCCGAAGATCACGAGGATGTTCGGCTTCTTGCCTGATGCCGCCGCCTGGCCCTCATTGGCCGGCGGCGCCTGGGTTTGCGCCTGCGCGCTTGCCAGTGCCATGAAGCCTGTTGCGGCGAAGAGCGCCGCGCTCAACAGTTTTCTTGCGTTCATCGCTTTCTCCTGACCCTTGCGGGCGGTTCCCAGTCACGTAAACGAATCACTGTGTTTCAAATGCGTATACCCTTCTCCACTCCTTTGCCATGTTCACGATTACCCAACCCTGTTGTTCCGCTTCATCCAACGCCTTGTCGAGACGGCCTATCCGGGACTCGCGGTCATAGGCCCATTCGCGCTTCGCGTCGGTGTGGTGCACCAGGCCGGCGAAGCGCTTGCCGCTGCCGGCCGCCGTCCATTGCAGCATCTGCAGATCGCCGTCCGAATTGCCGAAGGCAAAGATGGGCTGGCGGCCGATGAACTTGTTGATGGCCACGGGCTTGCCCGGGCCGTCGTCGTTGAAGTCGAGCTTGGGCGTGCGCATCAGCACGGGCTTGCCGTCCCGCATCTGGAACTCGGTGACGAAGGTGGTGCCTATCACCTGTTCGGGGGGTATGCCGTAGACGTCCTGCGCCCAGGCCCGCATGAATTCCACTTCGCCGCCGGACACGATGTAGGTCTTGAAGCCGTTGCCGCGCAGGTAGTCCAGCAGCTCCAGCATCGGCGCGTAGATCATGCTGGTGTATGGCTGCTTGAAGCGCGGATGGCGGGCGGTCTTGATCCATTGCCTGACCTCGGCGCTGAAGGCCTGCGTCGTCATATTGGTGTGCGTGGCGCCGACGATCTTCAGCAGTCCCTCCGTGCCCGCCGCGGCCAGCGCCTGGCGGTCGCCTTCGATCGCGGCCTTGTAGGGCTGCTCCGTCGTCCATTCAGGATGCTGGGGCGCCATGACCTTGAGCTGGTCCAGCGCGAAGATCAGCTGAAAGTACATGGGCTGCTCGCTCCATAGCGTGCCGTCGTTGTCGAACACGGCAATGCGGTCGGCTGGCGCCACGTAGTCCGGGGTGCCCTCGGCCGTGACGGCTTGCACAAAGCTGAGTATGGCCTGGCGCGAGGGGCCCTCGTTCCAGGAAGGCAACGGCGTCTGCGCGCGCGCCACGCTGGCCAGCAGCAACAGGATCAGCAGCGCAAACCAGCGCCGGACCAGCAAAGGCGTCGTCATGGGAGATCTCCTGGAGGTTCGCCGGACGCGATGCCTGCGCGTCCGCGTGAGGATTCCGTTGGCCGGGGATTCAGAGGCAGCAGACCATGCGCTTCGGCCGGCCTTGCCCGGGCGACCAAGGCGCGGCGCCACCGTGGAAACACCCCGCGCAAGCCGCGCCAGCCCAGCGTCGCGTCAGGATCGCGGCCATAGATGGCTCGCAGCGCGTCGGTCCCGGTCTGCCGCAGCGCAGATTCCAGGCCAGCCGTCGCCTGTGCAACCGTGGCTGCCCCAGCAGCGCGCCGCAGCCAGACGTAAAGCGCGTCCAGGCGCGGCCGCGGTTGCGCCAACAGGCGGCGCAGCGTCATCGCGGCATAGGGTTCGGACGCGCGCCACTGTGCGCGCCGCGCCCGCAAGCCGGCGCGCAGCCGGGCAATTGCCCGCCGCAGCCAGGGCGCGCCCAGCCACCAGGCCAGCGCCGCGAGCGCCGCCCCGGCGGCCAGCGCCAGCCACCCTCCCGGGATACGCACCTGCACCTGCCGGCCCATGTCCCGCAGGTCCTGTTCGACCGAGAATGGCGTCTGGTAGGCGGCGCCGGCCTTCGCCTCGAAGCGTTGCGCCGGCAGCGCCACGCGCTCTTCCTTATTGGCCGCGATGTTCCACCAACGGATTTCCACCGCGGGCAGCTCGAAGGCGCCACCACGTTCGATCACATAATCCAGACGATCCACCCGTCGTCCGCCCAGGAAGCCGCCGCGGTTGTCGGAAAGCTGTGTCAACTCGGGCTCCGACGGGTACAGCTTGAGGCCCGGTACGGCCGCCATGGCCGGCGGCGGAATCAGCATGGCCTGCGCGCCCTGCGCCTCTATGGTGATGACGCGGCTGACGTGGTCGCCCACGGCGGGAGGCTCGGCCGAATAGCGGATCTGCTGGGTGGCCTGGACCGCGCTTGCCGCCAGGGCGCGCCCGGCGATGCCGCCCGGCGGCCCCGCGGCGCGTACCTCCAGCGGGCGCGTCTGCGCGGCCAGCGGCGCGGACGCCTGCCCCACCTGCGCGCTGACGTGGATGGCCGGCACCTGCAGGATACCCGCCGTTTGCGGACTGATCAGATACGAAAAGCGCAGTCCGCTGTACGCGACGCCGCCAATCGAGGTCCGGATGATGCTGGCCTGTCCCGACGGCCCCGAGACCAGCGCGCCCGGCATATCCAGGGCGGGAAGCTGCGGCGGCTGGGTGAACCAGGTCGAAGTCAGCACGTCGACCTGCAGGATGGACGTGGCGCCCGCCGTCAGGTCGCCGGACACCGCCATGCGGGCTTCGGCGCGCAATTGCGGCCCCTCATCGGTGGACTGGGCACGCGCCATGTTGGCGTACAGTCCCAGCTGCAACAACAGCAGCAGGCCCAGATGGCGCAACAGCGCGGCATGGCAGCGGATCATGGCAGCTTCCCCTGCGAGGGCGCGGCCTTGCGCGCGTCTTCGATGGCGAACTTCTGCTTCAGGAAGCCGGCAGGCGACAGGCTCAGGCTGCGCAGCCAGACCTCGTCGGACGCGGCTTCGGGCACCGTGGTCCGCATCATCTTGCCCGCGCTCTTGTTGCTGTCCACGCGGGTTTCGTCGGGCTTCTCCGAGTCGTCGTCCTGTTGCTCGCTTTCGGCGGCGGCGATCAGCCTGGCGACCAGCTCGCGATTGTCGCGCGCCGCGCTGAAGTCCGGCCGCAGGCGCAGGGCCTGGTCATACGCGGCGAGCGCCGCGTCGTAGCTGCGCAGCCGGACCTGTGTATTACCCAGATAGAAGTAGCCCTCGGGCGTATCCAGTTTCGCGAACGCCGCCAACGCTGCCTGGTACTCGCCCGCGTCGTAGGCGGCGCGGCCCTTCCAGTAAGGATCTGCGTACAAGGCCGCGGCTTCGGCATAGCGTTTGTGCTCATAGGCCCAGCGGCCTTGCTGATCGGGCGTGAAGAAGGCGTCGGCCAGCGGGCCGGCGTCCACCCGAGGCGTGTACAGCGCGGCCATGACGGTCAGCAGCAGGCAGGCCGTCCAGTTGATGTTCCAGCCGCGCCGCAGCGACAGCAGCGCCAATAGCGCCAGCGGCCAGCACAGCCAATAGCCCGCGTCCTTCCAATGCAGCAGCTTGTCCGCGTCCTGGACCTCCTGGTAGTGGCGCTCGGCGTGCAGCGTCACCCAGTCCAGGTCGTCATCGTTCAAGGTCAGGCTGCCCAGCGGTGCGCGGGCGGCCTGCGCCAGCTGTTTCAGGGCGTCCTCGTCGAAATGCCCCAGCACCGGCCTGCCCTGTGCATCGATGCGAGGCTGGCCGCGGGCGTCGCGCACCACGCCGCCGTCGCGGGTGCCCACCGCCCACACCAGTATCTGGAAGGAACTGGCTCGGGCCAGGCGCTCGATCTCGGCCAACTGTCCGGTGTCTGCGCCGTCCGTCACCAGCAGCAAGGTGCCGCCCGCCTCGCCGGACTGCAGCAGACTCGCCGCCAGGGCGATGGCGCCGGCAGCGTCCTTGCCCGGCGCGGCTATGAGTCCGGTGGACAGGGCCTGCACGAACATGTCGGGTAGCGCGGGATCGTCGGTGGGCGGCAGCACCAGGTGCGCGGAGCCCGCGTAGGCGATCAGGCCCGTCTTGGCGCCGGCGCGCCGTTTCAGCAGATCGCGCAGCTTGCGTTTGGCGGCCTCCAGCCGGCTGGGCGGCAGATCGGCCGCGTCCATCGATGGCGACAGGTCCACCGCCGCGATCAGGGGCGCGAGATTGTCCAGGAAGGCCGGGCGGTCCTGCTGCCACGTCGGCCCCGCCGCGGCGATGCCCCCCAGCGCCAGCAAGGCGGCCAGCATCTGCGCGGGACGCGGCCCGCGGCTGCCTTGCGTGCGCAGGGTCAGGTACGGCAGCAGCGCTGGCGCGATATTGCTGCGCCATCCGAGCTGGCCGTCCTCGTCCCGCCGCCGCCATAGCAGCAAGGACGCGGCCGGAATCGCCAGCAGCCACCAGGGGCGCAGGAAATGGAAGGCGCTCAGGTCGACTTCCATCGGCCCTCCTCCACGCTTGCATCGCCTTGCGGCTTGGCGCCGTGGCGCCAGCCGCGCAGCGCGGCCGCGAGATGCCAACCCGCCAGCAGCAACAGCGCCAGGCCCAGCGGCACCCAGAAGAAATCCTGCTTGGGCTGATGGCGCAGCTCGCGGACCTCGTGCGGCGTGATGCGGTCCAGCTCGGCGTAGACCTGCCGCAGCGAGGCCTGGTCCTGCGCCGGAAAGAAACGGCCCCCGGTCTTGGCGGCGATCGCACGCAAGGCATCGAAATCGACCTTTTCCTCGCCTTCCGCCTGCGGATCGCCGATGCCGACGGTGTGCACCACGATATGGCGCGCGGCCGCCATGGACGCCGCGCGGTCGGGCGGCACGGCGCTGCCGGTGTCGTTGCCATCCGTCAGCAGGATCAGCACCTGGTCATGTTCGCCGGCGTGCTCGAATTGCTTGATCGCCACGCCGATGGCATCGCCGATGGCGGTGTTGGGTCCGGCCATGCGCGTGCTGACCTGCCCCAGCAGCAGCTTGAGCGTGGCATGGTCCTGGGTCAGGGGCGCCTGCGGATAGGCGGCCGTGCCGAACACGATCAGGCCGAGCCGGTCGTCCTGGCGGCGGTCGATGAAATCGGCCACCACCGCTTTCACGCCGCTCAAGCGGTCCTCGCGGCGGCCGTCCGGCGCCACGAAATCCTCGGTCTCCATGGATTGCGAGATGTCGATGGCCAGCAGCAGGTCGCGCACCGGCTGGCGATGTTCCAGCGGCGGTTCGACCCGCTCGGGCCGTGCCAGGGCAAGGATCAGCAGCAGCCAAACCAGCGCGTTCAAGGCCAGTTGCCAGCGGTCGCCGCGCACGCCGGGGCGCTGCGGCGTCTGGCCGGTGCTGCGCGCCACCGATTCGAAGAACGGAATGCGCACGGCGCTGCGGCGCTGCACATATGGCGGCAGATACCGGTACGCCAGCCAGCCCAGCGGCAGCAGCGCCAACAGCCAGGGATACTCAAGCCGCCACATGGTGACGCTCCATCCATTGCCGGCTGGCGGTGAACAAGTTCCGCACGAGCGCGGGGTCGATGGCCCGCAAGGTGTGCGGCGGCGCATAGGCCAACGCTCTTAGCAAGACGCCGGCGTCGGGAGGAAACACGGCCATGCCGTCGTCCATGAAGGCCACCCACTCCGCGCCCTGCAAGGCGCCCACCCTGGCCCTGTCGGTTTCTGCCACTGACGACAATCCGACGCGCTTGAGCAGTTCCGGCAGCGCACGCGCGGCCAGCGGGTCCGACTGCGTTTCCCGCCGCAGGGCCTCCAGCATGCGCAGGCCCTCGCGGCGGTAGCGATTGCGCCTGCGGCGGCGCGCAATCCGCCATGCAGCCCATCCGGCCAGCGCCAGCACCGCGGCCAGCAGGACCAGCCAGCCCCAGGTCTGCGGCCAATAGCTGACCGGCGCGGGCAGCGGAAGCTGCCGCAGCTGTTCGATGGACGGTGCGGCGTCAGCGCTCATGCCCTGCCCCTGGCTTGCGCACGGTTCGCCTGCCGACCCAGTTCGCGGCGCAACTGCGCCACGGTGTCGTCCGCCGTGTCGATGGACAGCAGCGGCACGCGGCTGCGTCGCAGCAACTCGGCCACGTCATGCAGTCGTCCCGAAAAGAAGTCCGACAGCGGCTCGCGCACCTGCTTGCGATCCGCCGCCACCTCGACCTGCAGCTCGCCTTGCGTCACCACCAACCGGCCGCGCAAAGGCAGACGCAGCGCCAGCGGGTCATACACCAGCGTGGCCACCACGTCGTTGTGCGCGGCCAAGCTGCGCAACAACCGCAAGCTCATATCGTCGGCGCCAGCGAAGTCGCTGACCACGCACACCAGGCAATCGTGCGGCGCATGCGCCAGCGCGCCTTGCAGAGCTTCATTCAGCCGGCCAGACGCGTCCACATCAGGCCGATCGGCGCCCATCGACTGGCTGCGCCGCGCGATGGCGGCGAACAGCGCCTGGATGCGTTCTCGGCTGCGCAGCGGGCGCACGCTGTCGATGCCCGCGTCGCTGAACACCAAGCCACCCACGCGGTCGCCCGCCTGATAGGCCATCCAGGCAGACAGCGCCGCGACGCGCGCGGCCACCACCGACTTGAAGCTGCGCACCGAACCGAAATACATGCCCATGCGCTGGTCCACCACCAGCAGCACCGGACGGTCGCGCTCCTCGCTGTAGGTGCGCACATAGGGCTTGCCCAGGCGCTGCGAGGCGCGCCAATCCAGCTGGCGCAGGTCGTCTCCCGGTAGGTAGCGCCGCAACTCTTCGAAGTCCAGCCCGCGCCCGCGCAGGCGCGAACCATGTTGGCCGGCCAGTATGCTGCGCACGGGCTGGCGGCTGAAGAACCCCAGGCCGCGCGCGGCGGGTTCCAGCGCCATCAGGTCCGTGATGCGGACCTGGACTTCGGGGGAAGGAGCGGCTGAGGGCATGGCGGATTCAGGCCGGCACCGCGACGGTGTCCAGCAGTTTGTCTATCACCTGGTCCGCCGACACGCCGTCGGCCACCGCGTCATAGGACAGATGCAGACGATGCCGCAGCACCGGCCTGGCCACGCTGCGCACGTCATCGGGCGAGGCGTAATCCTGTCCCGACAGCCAGGCGTGGGCGCGCGCCACCTTGTCCAGCGCGATCGCGCCGCGCGGGCTGGCGCCGACCTGGATCCAGCGCGCGAGATCGGCGTCCTGCCCGGCCGGATGGCGCGTGGCATTGACCAGGTCCACCAGGTACTGGTCCAGCGCCTCGGACACATGTACCCGATCGATATCGGCGCGGCAGGCGAACAAGGCCTCCTGCGTCAGCGGCGCGGAATCGGCGCCCGCGTCCTGGCGCGACTCGCCTCGCAACATGGCCAGCATCTGCCTTTCGCTGTCGGGGTCGGGATAGTCCAGCACGACCTTCATGATGAAGCGGTCCATCTGCGCCTCGGGCAAGGGATAGGTGCCCTCCTGTTCTATCGGATTCTGGGTGGCCAGCACCATGAAGAGGCGCGGCATGCGGTGGGTGGTGCCCGCCACGGTGATCTGCCGCTCTTCCATGGCCTCCAGCAGCGCGGCCTGCACCTTGGCCGGCGCGCGGTTGATCTCGTCGGCCAGGATCAGGTTGCCGAACAGCGGCCCCTGCTGGAACTGGATGCGGCTATTGCCTTGCACATCCTGCTGCAGCACCTCGGCGCCGGTAATGTCCGAAGGCAGCAGATCGGGCGTGAACTGGATGCGGCTCATGGCAGCGGCCAGATGTTGAGCCAGGGTCTTGACGGTGCGCGTCTTGGCCAGCCCGGGCAGGCTTTCCAGCAGCAGATGGCCGTCGGCCAACAGGCCCAGCAATACTTCACGTATGACGGCGCCCTGGCCCAGCACTGAGCGCGCGATGGCGCGCTCCAGTTCCAGGATGCTGTCGCGGTTGCTCGTGGTCATTCCCCCTCCTGAGTGACGGATGGCATTTCGCGCTAGCGGCTGGCGACGCCGTTCCTGGCGGTCTGGGCCAGCTTCCATTGTTCAGGCGTCATGACGGTGCGGAATCCCAGGT encodes:
- a CDS encoding GNAT family N-acetyltransferase — translated: MQHLESPQDLRACLPLMRELRPHLKEDADFVERVSRMRADGYRLLAAMADGQPVALAGYRLQENLIYGRFLYVDDLVVAQGRRGERWGARLLQALDAVARDSGCARLVLDTGLGNALAQRFYFRAGLLTSAIRFSKSLETPAS
- a CDS encoding FMN-dependent NADH-azoreductase, encoding MNILRIICSPRGRASESYRLSQTIVDQLTAAAPDAAVVDVDATALPLVDTDYALTLSARQDPDDGRQHRGALGRSSALIQSLQDATHVVIATPMHNFTVSASLKTWIDHVVRVRSTFQISERGKEGSLPDRPVYVAISSGGEFGCGEHSQPDFLTPYLRHVLGTIGLKSVTFFSVQGTARGTDALHEARAQAQSEIAAHPFATGPHAELAAA
- a CDS encoding fused MFS/spermidine synthase, with product MGVGASEAMQGPGVENKAAEGRPLTATRPAALLFLSGTAALVFQVLWIKQLSLAVGVEVSAIAGAVSAFFLGLALGGWLLGRRADRLRRPVRFYAMLEAAVALSCVAVTWLLARSAAAFVAIESHSSVAAWLAIGLLLAMPAFLMGGTLPVLLRAVSRQGADVSRRGGTMYAANTCGAILGALLPAFWLIPRFGVQGAALAAASLNLLAAAGAWALDRKAGDSATPAASAQAAAAPLSGEARLAVALYAVAGAVALGYEVIWSQMIVPFMSTRAFAFAIVLATYLAGLALGAALYARWAHRVRNPWPVFGFLIAGAGLIAVLEVALLGKWLIVAQTQAEAAVYQWTGSGFAGMCARFAVAAGSLVLAPTLLLGAAFPAVLRIAVGDQRVGREAGAVLACNTLGGIAGTLLTGFLLLPALGLVRTLGVLAAIAAAVGAVAAWRGRSDGRAATGWATGIAGLATLAVVAMLPVDQFARLLPGASGAGLVFYEESHGGTVAVVERAGNGNRFHRLYIQGVSNSGDAMPSLRYMRLQALLPLIVHNAEPKSALVVGYGTGITAGALSQYRGLEKRAVAELLPAVLRAAPHFQGTFQAASDPGLDKRLRDGRRELQASAERWDLITLEPPPPSAAGVVNLYSRDFYQLAANRLAPQGIVAQWLPLPTQNEDDTRALVASFIEVFPHAQLWTSELHEMLLLGSMQPLALDAARIEARYKQPDVAAALKAVGVPSAAALLSTWVTDRDGLARFAGRTQAVTDDRPGIEYATWVRPREVARVLPALLALRSEPPLVGASEALRADMLLERARLDTFYRASLAAYVGDRETWGREMNKLARDDGDNAYYRWFMPSARQ
- a CDS encoding arylsulfatase — protein: MNARKLLSAALFAATGFMALASAQAQTQAPPANEGQAAASGKKPNILVIFGDDIGQANISAYAHGVVGYQTPNIDRIAKEGAMFTDYYAENSCTAGRSSFITGQSPLRTGLSKVGAPGATVGLQKGDITIAEALKAQGYNTAQFGKNHLGDRDEYLPTRHGFDEFFGNLYHLNAEEEPERPYWPKDPNDPYVKNFSPRGVIKATADGKVQDTGALTTKRMETIDDETVGAAIDYIDKHGKADKPFFVWMNTTRMHIYTHIRPEHKGKSGMPGNDYADGMWEHDQDVGKLLKKLDDMGIADNTIVVYTTDNGPNAFTWPDAATTPFRSEKDSNWEGAFRVPAMVRWPGKIPAGEIKRGMVSGMDWFPTLLAATGDANVKERLLEGWAPQSGGNKFKVHLDGYNQLGYLTGKQDKSARDEFFYFNDDGLLVGMRWGDWKAVFCEQRAPGNFNVWQDPFVCLRVPKIFNLRMDPYERADITSDQYNDWLAKNSYLTAIATMKASAFLETFITYPPSQRPASFSVDQVQERVNKAMEKHFEEVEKQKSK